One Nocardioides dongkuii genomic window, CCATGGCGCTCAGCATCATCGGCACGATGACCGACCTCGGTTTCGAGGACACCCTGATCCAGCAGGTCGCGGGGGTCCTCGACCAGAGCACCAAGGCGGTGCGGGACGCGAGGGAGGTCCGGGGAGTCGCCCCGACGAGCTTCGGTGACATCCAGGAGGGCATCGACCTCGCCGACCACACCCAGCGTGCCCGCGACCGGGTCCGGGTGGCGCTCGACGAGATGGTCGCGGGCCTCGCCGGCTACCACAGTGCCCTCCTCCAGCTCCGCGAGGACACCTACCAGGTCGAGGACGACACGGTCACGACGCTCCAGCGGATCGCGCAGGCCGAGTCGTGCGTGGTGACCCCGTCGTTCGCAGCGCCCAGCCAGTGCGCCGCCCCCGGCACGAGCGAGGGCTGAGCCGATGGCGATCGGACCCAAGCAGCAGCGGCTCGCCTCCACGGTCAAGCCCGCCGACGACCTCGACATCACCAACGCCGAGACCGCCTGGAAGGAGGGCGGCCGCCTGCTGGCCGAGGTAGCCCGCAACCTGGCGACGATCCGGGCGAACCTCGCCAACGACGAGCGGTTCAGCGGCCGCACCGCCGTGGCGTCGATCGGCGCCTTCGATCGCTCCGCGGCCGCGCTGACCGACCGTGCGAAGGAGATGTCGGACGCCGGCGAGGCGCTGATCGCCGCCCGTGAGGCGCTGGTCCTGGCCACCGACACGAGCAACCAGCTGGGGTCGGGCCCGGACGTCGGTCCGGAGCCCCGTCCGACCTCGGCCAACCCGTCGAAGGCCGAGCTGAACGCGCACAAGGCCTGGCGCAGGGACGCCGACGCGGCGCAGGCCGACTACGAGCGGCGCGAGCAGCAGGCCCAGGACGCCCTGACGGCGCTGCGTGAGGCCTACCTCGCCGCGGCCGAGCCGATGAAGAGGATCCACGGCGAGTCCGACGGGACCATCGGCGACGATTTCGACGACCCGGACCTCGACACGGGCGAGTCCGGTGGCGGGGCGAAGGACGGCTCCGGCGGCGACGGCGGCGGAGGCAGCGCTGGCGGCCCTGGGGGATCCGGTGGCGGCGGCGTCGGGCCCGGCGCCGGTGGTCCCGGCGGAGGACCTGGTGGGCCCGTGCCCGGTGGACCTGGTGTCCCCGGCGGTCCCGGTGGCCCGATCCCGGGTCCGGGTCCGGGTGCCGGGGGTGGCCCCGGCCTGCCCCAGGCCCCCACGCCTGAGGTGACCCCGCCGGGCGCCGGCGGTCCCGGGAGCCTGCCTCCGGGTGGCGCCGGTGGAGGCGGCGGCGCCGGTGGCGCCGGCGGTGGTTCCGGAGGTCTCGGCGCGGTGGCGGCGGGTGCCGGCATGGGCGGTGTCGGAGCCGCGGCCGGCGGGCTCGCGGCCGGGCTGGGGGGACGCGGTCCGCTCGGCGTACCCACCGGGTCGGCCGCCAGTGCCGCCTCGGGCGGACGCATCGGCGGCGCCGGCCAGGCCGGCGGCAGCAGCGTCCTCGGCCGGGGTACGCCGGTGGGCGCGGGCGGTCAGGCGGCCGCAGCCCGCGGGGCCGGAGCGGCGGGCTCGAGCGGGCGCGGTGCCGCGGGACGCGGTGCAGGCCGTGGTGGCGCGGCCGGCGCCGGTGCCGGGAAGAGCGCCGGCGGACGAGGTGCCGCCGGACGCGGCGGAGCGGTCGGCTCGACCGGCACACGCAGCGGCGGCCGCGCCGGTGCCGCTGCTGGTGGCGGCGGACGTGGCGGCGGCAAGGACCGCGACCGTCAGCAGTCCGCGAAGGACCTCTTCGACGACGGCCAGGACTGGGTGGACGACGAGGGCCAGGGGCCCGGCGTCATCGCCTGACGGAGGCTCCGCGGCCAGCACGCGGCCGCGACCACGCGGCACCTGTGGACGGACTCGCCGAGTCGGCGCACATGTGCGCCGACTCGGCGGCCTCATCCACAGGCAGGGGGTGCGGTCGTCACTCCGCCGCGGCGCGACGGAGCGACTCCGAGAGCCGCTCGGCGGCGGCGAGGACCGCGGGGGCGTGCATCCGGCCGGGCTGGCGGGAGAGCCGCTCGAGGGGGCCGGAGACCGAGACGGCGGCGATGATCTTCCCGCCGGGGGAGCGCACCGGGGCCGACACCGACGCGACGCCCTGCTCGCGCTCGCCGACGGACTGCGCCCAGCCGCGGCGCCGGATGCCCGAGAGTGCGGCGGCCGAGAACGCGGCGTTCTGCAGGCCGCGGTGCATCCGCTCGGGGTCCTCCCACGCGAGCAGCACCTGAGCGGCCGAGCCGGCGCGCATCGTCAGCTGCGACCCGACCGGGATCGTGTCGCGCAGGCCGCTCGGCCGCTCCGCGGCCGCGACGCAGACGCGGTGCTCGCCCTGGCGGCGCCACAGCTGGGCGGACTCGCCGGTGATGTCGCGGAGCCGGGCCAGCACCGGCCCGGCGGTCGCCAGCAGGCGGTCCTCGCCGGCGGCCGCCGAGAGCTCCGCGAGCCGTGGCCCGAGGACGAACCGGCCCTGCATGTCGCGGGCGACCAGCCGGTGGTGCTCGAGGGCGACCGCGAGCCGGTGGGCGGTGGGCCGGGCGAGACCGGTGGCCGCCACGAGCCCGGCCAGGGTTGCCGGACCCGCTTCGAGGGCCGTGAGCACGAGGGCTGCCTTGTCGAGCACGCCGACGCCGCTGGTGGTGTCCATATGCCAATACTTCCGTCTCGGATCATGGGATGCAAGCGATGTGACGCGCGCCGCACTCCAGGCGGCCACGCCGACGCTCGATCTCGCATGATGGGATCCGCGTCTCAGATCATGGGACCGGCGTCGTACGCTGCCGTGGTACGTCGGCACGTCACGAGGGAGTGGATCATGGGCAGGACCCTGTCGCAGAAGGTGTGGGACGAGCACGTCGTCCGGTCGAGCCCGGGAGAGCCGGACCTGCTCTACATCGACCTCCACCTCATCCACGAGGTGACCTCGCCGCAGGCCTTCGACGGCCTCCGGCTGTCGGGTCGCGGCGTACGCCGTCCCGACCTCACGCTGGCGACCGAGGACCACAACGTCCCGACCCTCGACTGGGACAAGCCGATCGCCGACCCGGTCTCCCGCACCCAGGTCGAGACGCTGCGGCGCAACGCCGAGGAGTTCGGCGTCCGGCTGCACCCGCTCGGCGACATCGACCAGGGCATCGTGCACGTCGTCGGCCCGCAGCTTGGCCTGACCCAGCCGGGCATGACCATCGTCTGCGGCGACAGCCACACCAGCACCCACGGCGCCTTCGGCGCGATCGCGTTCGGCATCGGCACCTCCGAGGTCGAGCACGTGCTCGCCACCCAGACGCTGATGCAGGCCAAGCCCAAGACGATGGCGGTCACCGTCAACGGCAGCCTGCCGGCCGGCGTCACCGCCAAGGACCTGGTGCTGAACCTGATCGCCCACACCGGCACCGGCGGCGGCCAGGGCTACATCGTCGAGTACCGGGGCCAGGCCATCGAGGAGCTCTCGATGGAGGCGCGGATGACGATCTGCAACATGAGCATCGAGTGGGGGGCCAAGGCCGGCATGATCGCCCCCGACCAGACGACCTTCGACTACATCCAGGGCCGCCCCGAGGCGCCCACCGGCGCCGACTGGGACGCCGCCGTCGAGCACTGGACCGGCCTGCGCACCGACGACGACGCCGTGTTCGACGAGGAGATCGTCCTGGACGCCTCCGAGATGGCGCCGTTCGTCACCTGGGGCACCAACCCCGGCCAGGGCGTGCCGCTCTCCGCGAGCGTGCCCGACCCCGCGAGCTACGAAGAAGAGTCCGACCGGATCGCCGCGGAGCGGGCGCTGGAGTACATGGCCCTCGAGGCCGGTACGCCGATGCGCGAGGTCAAGGTCGACACCGTGTTCGTCGGCTCCTGCACCAACGGTCGGATCGAGGACCTCCGGCTGGCCGCCGACATCCTCAAGGGCCGCAAGGTCGACCCCGGCACCCGCCTGCTCGTCGTGCCCGGGTCCGTGCGCGTGCGCCTGCAGGCCCAGGACGAGGGTCTCGACCTGGTCTTCAAGGAGGCGGGCGCCGAGTGGCGCGGCGCCGGCTGCTCGATGTGCCTGGGCATGAACCCCGACACCCTCCAGCCGGGCGAGCGCAGCGCCTCGACGTCCAACCGCAACTTCGAGGGCCGCCAGGGCAAGGGCGGGCGCACGCACCTGGTGTCGATCCCCGTCGCTGCCGCGACCGCCGTCCGCGGCACCCTCTCCTCGCCCGCCGACCTCGCGCCGATCGGCTGAGGAACGAAGCCGATCACCGGGCGCGAGGTCGAGCAGCGCCACGGCTGAGCCTGCGAAGCCGTGACGCGCGTGTCGAGACCTAGCGCCGTATCCGACAGGGAGCACCCACGATGGACAAGTTCACCACCCACACCGGCATCGGCGTCCCGCTGCGACGCAGCAACGTCGACACCGACCAGATCATCCCCGCCGTCTACCTCAAGCGGGTGACCCGCACCGGCTTCGAGGACGGGCTGTTCGCGGCCTGGCGCAACGACCCGGACTTCGTGCTCAACAACCCCGTGTACGCCGCGGGCTCGGTGCTGGTGGCCGGTCCCGACTTCGGCACCGGCTCCTCCCGCGAGCACGCCGTCTGGGCGCTGCAGAACTACGGGTTCAAGGCGGTCATCTCCTCCCGGTTCGCCGACATCTTCCGCGGCAACTCCGGCAAGGCGGGTCTGCTCGCCGCCCAGGTCGACGAGAAGGTCGTGCAGCGGCTCTGGGACCACCTCGAGGAGAACCCCGGTGCCGCCGTGACCGTCGACCTCGAGTCGCGCACGGTGCGGGCCGGTGAGGGCGCCGACGAGATCGTGGACTCCTTCGACATCGACGACTACACCCGGTGGCGGCTGCTCGAGGGGCTCGACGACGTCGGCATCACCCTGGGCCACGCCGACGACATCGCGGCGTACGAGGCCGAGCGCCCGCGCTGGAAGCCGACGACCCTCCGCCCCGTCGGCTGAGCGGAGAATTCCGACGCCGGGCGCGGCGTGGTGATTGTGACGCGCGCCACGAGTGCCTAGCGTGCCCAGGGAATGTCCGAGCACGGGCTCGGCGCAGCGTTCTCTGAAGGGGAATCCAGTGAACAAGACTCAGCTCATCGACGCGTTGGCGGCGCGGTACGAGGGGAACCGGAAGGCCGCGTCCCACGCGCTCGACTCCGTGCTCGACACCATCACCCGCGAGGTCGCCAAGGGGGAGAAGGTCGCGATCACCGGCTTCGGCTCCTTCGAGAAGCGGGTCCGCGAGGCACGCTGGGTGCGCAACCCGCAGACCGGTGAGCGGATCAAGGCCAAGAAGACCGCCGTCCCGAAGTTCAAGCCGGGAGCGGACCTCAAGAACGTCGTGTCCGGCGCCAAGAAGCTGCCCAAGCTGACGGTCGCGGTGGCCAAGGTCGCTACCGCGCCGGCGATGGCCGCCGCGAAGGCGACCGGCGTCGCCGAGACGAAGTCGACCCCTTCGAAGTCGGCGGCGAAGTCTGCAGCGAAGTCGGCGGCGAAGTCGGCCACGAAGTCGACGGCGTCCACGTCCGCGGCCAAGAAGACGGCCGCGAAGTCCACGCCGGCGAAGAAGACGGCCACGAAGTCGACCCCGGCGAAGAAGACGGCCGCGAAGTCCACGCCGGCGAAGAAGACGACCACGAAGTCGGCGGCGGCGAAGAAGTCGTCCTCGGGCAGCGCGGCCAAGAAGGGCACGTCGAAGTCCACGGCATCGAAGTCCACGGCATCGAAGTCGACCGCGTCGAAGTCGACCGCGTCGAAGTCGACGGCGCCGGCGAAGAAGTCAGCGGCGAAGAAGTCCCCGGCGAAGAAGTCGGCGGCCAAGAAGTCCTAAGCACCGCGACCGTCGGCGGGGCCGTCCTCCTCCGGGAGGCGGCCCCGTCGCCGTTCGGGTACGGCGCGGGCCGCGCGCTCAGACCAGGTGGGCGAGGGCGCGGGTGCGGGCCCCGACGCCGAGGGCGAGCGCCGCCCGCAGGTCCGCGACGTCGTCGACGTCCCGGCGCAGCGAGGCCGCGTCCAGCCCGACCTCGAGGGCCTGGAGGTCGTGGGCGTCGCGCGACCCGGGGCCGAAGCACGGGTCGAACTCCTCCCACGCGGCGGTGTAGAGGGTGGTGCCGACGCCGGCCGCGTCCGGGACGTACGCCGGGGCCGCGCCGACGGCGCGCAGGGCGGCGTCGAGGTCGTCGGGGCGCAGGGCCGGGAGGTCCGCGCAGAGGGCGGCCGGCCGCAGGTCCGGCCAGCGGCGCCGGGCCTCCGCGGCGGCGAGCCGCAGGCTGGCGTTGAGGTCGCCCGCGACGCCGTCCGGGATGGCGGGGCAGCCCAGGGGCGCGAGGTCGGCGGCGAACGACGCGTCGTCGGTCGCGACCAGGACGGCGCCGACCTGCTCCGCGGCGAGGCACGCCGCGACCGTGTCGAGGGCGAAGGCGGCGGCGAGCGCGCGGCGTACGTCGTCGGGCAGCCCGACCAGGCGGGACTTCCCGCGCGCCGGCGGCTTCACGGGCACGAGCATCGCGAAGCGACGCGTCGGGGGCGGGGGAGCGGACATCGGGTCGATCCTGTCAGGTCGCCCGGCGCCGACCGAGTAACCTGCGTGGCGACGTGGGGTGCGTCACGATGGCGCGCCGCAGGACGGACGAGGGAGCACGTGAAGGTTCGCAAGCTGCAGCACCAACGTGGCTGGGCGTGGCACGTCGCCGTTCCCCTCGTGAAGCCGGTGCTGCTCGCCACGACCACCCACGAGTGGATCGACGGCGAGAAGATCCCGGCGACGGGCGGCTGCGTCCTGGTGCTCAACCACGTCTCCCACGCCGACCCGCTCACCGCGGCGCACATCGTGTGGGACCACGGCCGGGTGCCGCGGTACCTCGCGAAGTCCGGCCTGTTCCGCAACCGGGTGCTGGGCTGGTTCCTGAGGTCGGCCGGCCAGATCCCCGTCGAGCGGCGCAGCACCAACGCCGTGGGGGCGTACGACGCGGCGGTCGCGGCGGTGCGCGCCGGCGAGTGCGTCGTGGTCTACCCCGAGGGCACGATCACGCGGGACCCCGACGGCTGGCCGATGGTCGGCAAGTCCGGCGCCGCGCGGATCGCGCTCGCGACCGGGTGCCCGGTGGTGCCGATCGGCCAGTGGGGTGCCCAGCAGCTGCTCGCGCCGTACGCGAAGCGGCCGGACCTGTTCCCGCGCAAGCGGATCACGATGAAGGTCGGCGACCCCGTCGACCTCAGCGACCTGCTGGAGGTCGAGACCACCCCGGCGGTCGTGCAGCAGGCGACCGACCGGATCATGGATGCCGTCACCGGGCTGGTCGAGGAGATCCGCGGCGCGACCGCGCCCGCCGAGCGCTTCGACATGCGCCGCGCCGGTGCACGAGAGATCGGCAACCCGCATCGTCACGAGCCCGGGGAGGACCCCGCATGAGCCCCATATCCAGCACCGGCAAGGTCGCCGTCCTCGGCGCGGGCTCGTGGGGGACCGCCTTCTCGATCGTGCTGGCCGACGGCGGCAACGACGTCGTGATGTGGGGCCGCCGCGAGGAGGTCTGCGCGACGATCAACGACCAGCACGAGAACGTCGAGTACCTCCCCGGCGTCGAGCTGCCGCCGACCGTGAGCGCTAGCCACGACGCCGAGAAGGTGCTCGCCGGCGCGGACGTCGTGGTGCTCGCGGTGCCGTCCCAGTCGCTGCGCGCCAACCTCACCGAGTGGGCGCCGTACCTGCCCGACAGCTCGGTGATGGTCTCGCTGGCGAAGGGCGTCGAGCTCGGCACGGTGAAGCGGATGAGCGAGGTGATCGCGGAGGTCACCGGCGCCGGTCCGGAGCGGATCGCGGTGATCAGCGGCCCCAACCTGGCCAAGGAGATCGCCCGGCGCGAGCCGGCGGCCTCGGTCGTGGCGTGTGAGGACGAGGAGGTCGCGAAGATGCTCCAGGCCCGCTGCCACTCGCCGGCGTTCCGCCCCTACACCTCGGTCGACGTGCTCGGGTGCGAGCTCGGCGGGGCGTACAAGAACGTCGTCGGCCTCGCGGTCGGCATGGCCGTCGGCCTCGGCTTCGGCGACAACACGACCGCCTCGGTGATCACCCGGGGCCTGGCGGAGACCGCCCGGCTCGCGATGCGGCTCGGCGCCAACCCGCTGACCCTGATGGGTCTCGCCGGCCTCGGCGACCTGGTCGCCACCTGCTCCTCGCCGCTCTCCCGCAACCGCACCTTCGGCGAGAAGCTCGGCCAGGGGATGACCACCGAGGACATCTTCGCGAGCACCCGCCAGGTCGCGGAGGGCGCGAAGTCCTGCTCCTCGCTGCGCGCCCTCGCCGAGCAGTCCGGAGTCGACGCCCCGATCGCCCAGCACGTCGACGACGTCGTCGCCGGCCGGCTCACCGCCAACGAGATGATGGACGCCTTCATCGCCCGCGACACCAAGGCCGAGACTGATTGACCACCGGCGGGCGAGGAACGAGCCCGCCGCGTGGGGTCAATCAGGTCGAGCGAGCGACGCGACTGAGGTACGAAGTCGCGTGAGCGTGTCGAGACCGACTGACCCCGAACGCCGAGTCGGCGCTTGTGTCCGCTTTCTCCACAGCCGGTCTGGGGAGAACCCGGACACAAGCGCCGACTCGGCGTCTTTGCGGGGTCAGGGGAGGGCGTCGAGGGCCTGGAGGAGGTCGGCCCAGAGGTCCTCGACGTCCTCGATGCCGACGGAGAGGCGGACCAGGGCGTCGGGGATGGTGGCCGGCTCGGACTTCCACCGGCGGCGGCGCTCGAAGGTGGACTCCACGCCGCCGAGGCTGGTCGTGTAGACCCACAGGCTGGTGCTGTGCGTGAGCAGGTCGGCGGCCAGGGCGCCCCCGGCGAGCACGATCGAGACGATGCCGCCGAAGCCGGGGTAGCGGACCTCGGCGACCGCCGGGTGGTCCGCCAGGCGTACGGCGAGCTCGGTCGCGTTGGCCTGGGCCCGCTCCACGCGCAGGTGCAGGGTGCGCATGCCGCGGAGGGTGAGCCAGGCCTCGAACGTGCCGGGCACCGCGCCGAGCAGGTCGCGGCGGCCCTTCAGCACGCCGTACAGGTCGTCGTCCGCCGTGACCAGCGCCCCCATCAGCACGTCGCTGTGACCGGAGAGGTACTTGGTCGCCGAGTGCAGGACGATGTCGGCCCCGAGCTCCAGCGGCTTCTGCAGCAGCGGGGTCGCGAAGGTGTTGTCGACCACGACGTACGCCCCGGCCTCCCGCGCGGCGGCCGCGATGGTCTCGACGTCGGCGACCTCGAGCGCCGGGTTGGTCGGCGACTCCAGCCAGACCAGCGCCGCGTCGTCGCAGGCCGCGACGAACGCCTCCGTGTCGGTGACGTCGACGAGCTCGGTGGTGATCCGCCCCCGGGCCTCGAGGTCGCCGAGCTGCACGATGGTCCCGTTGTAGGAGTGCGCGGGCGCCACCACCTTGGCGCCGTTGCCGACGAGGTCGAGGACCACCGAGACGGCAGCCAGCCCCGAGGAGAAGGCCAGCGCCCGGCCGCCCTCGAGCGCGCCCAGCGCGGACTCGAAGGCCTGCCACGTCGGGTTCCCCCACCGGCCGTACTCCCGCTCGCCGCCGCCGACGAACGTCGAGGCCATGGTGATCGGGGTGTTCAGGGGCTCGTCGGCCAGGTGCGGCGGGCGGCCGGCGTGGACGGCGACGGTCGAGGGCTGGAGGGCGTCGGACATGGTCACAGACTATGGTCGGGCTCCATGATCCCCCTGACCCTGGCGGAGGTCGCCGCCGTCGTGAGCGGCGAGGTGGCCGGCGAGGGTGCCCGGGTCGCCATCACCGGACCGGTCGTCATCGACGGGCGCGAGGCCGCCCCGGGCAGCCTGTTCGTGGCGTTCGTCGGCGAGCAGAGCGACGGGCACGACCATGCG contains:
- a CDS encoding lysophospholipid acyltransferase family protein translates to MKVRKLQHQRGWAWHVAVPLVKPVLLATTTHEWIDGEKIPATGGCVLVLNHVSHADPLTAAHIVWDHGRVPRYLAKSGLFRNRVLGWFLRSAGQIPVERRSTNAVGAYDAAVAAVRAGECVVVYPEGTITRDPDGWPMVGKSGAARIALATGCPVVPIGQWGAQQLLAPYAKRPDLFPRKRITMKVGDPVDLSDLLEVETTPAVVQQATDRIMDAVTGLVEEIRGATAPAERFDMRRAGAREIGNPHRHEPGEDPA
- the leuD gene encoding 3-isopropylmalate dehydratase small subunit; this translates as MDKFTTHTGIGVPLRRSNVDTDQIIPAVYLKRVTRTGFEDGLFAAWRNDPDFVLNNPVYAAGSVLVAGPDFGTGSSREHAVWALQNYGFKAVISSRFADIFRGNSGKAGLLAAQVDEKVVQRLWDHLEENPGAAVTVDLESRTVRAGEGADEIVDSFDIDDYTRWRLLEGLDDVGITLGHADDIAAYEAERPRWKPTTLRPVG
- the leuC gene encoding 3-isopropylmalate dehydratase large subunit is translated as MGRTLSQKVWDEHVVRSSPGEPDLLYIDLHLIHEVTSPQAFDGLRLSGRGVRRPDLTLATEDHNVPTLDWDKPIADPVSRTQVETLRRNAEEFGVRLHPLGDIDQGIVHVVGPQLGLTQPGMTIVCGDSHTSTHGAFGAIAFGIGTSEVEHVLATQTLMQAKPKTMAVTVNGSLPAGVTAKDLVLNLIAHTGTGGGQGYIVEYRGQAIEELSMEARMTICNMSIEWGAKAGMIAPDQTTFDYIQGRPEAPTGADWDAAVEHWTGLRTDDDAVFDEEIVLDASEMAPFVTWGTNPGQGVPLSASVPDPASYEEESDRIAAERALEYMALEAGTPMREVKVDTVFVGSCTNGRIEDLRLAADILKGRKVDPGTRLLVVPGSVRVRLQAQDEGLDLVFKEAGAEWRGAGCSMCLGMNPDTLQPGERSASTSNRNFEGRQGKGGRTHLVSIPVAAATAVRGTLSSPADLAPIG
- a CDS encoding IclR family transcriptional regulator, with translation MDTTSGVGVLDKAALVLTALEAGPATLAGLVAATGLARPTAHRLAVALEHHRLVARDMQGRFVLGPRLAELSAAAGEDRLLATAGPVLARLRDITGESAQLWRRQGEHRVCVAAAERPSGLRDTIPVGSQLTMRAGSAAQVLLAWEDPERMHRGLQNAAFSAAALSGIRRRGWAQSVGEREQGVASVSAPVRSPGGKIIAAVSVSGPLERLSRQPGRMHAPAVLAAAERLSESLRRAAAE
- a CDS encoding HU family DNA-binding protein; translated protein: MNKTQLIDALAARYEGNRKAASHALDSVLDTITREVAKGEKVAITGFGSFEKRVREARWVRNPQTGERIKAKKTAVPKFKPGADLKNVVSGAKKLPKLTVAVAKVATAPAMAAAKATGVAETKSTPSKSAAKSAAKSAAKSATKSTASTSAAKKTAAKSTPAKKTATKSTPAKKTAAKSTPAKKTTTKSAAAKKSSSGSAAKKGTSKSTASKSTASKSTASKSTASKSTAPAKKSAAKKSPAKKSAAKKS
- a CDS encoding NAD(P)H-dependent glycerol-3-phosphate dehydrogenase, with amino-acid sequence MSPISSTGKVAVLGAGSWGTAFSIVLADGGNDVVMWGRREEVCATINDQHENVEYLPGVELPPTVSASHDAEKVLAGADVVVLAVPSQSLRANLTEWAPYLPDSSVMVSLAKGVELGTVKRMSEVIAEVTGAGPERIAVISGPNLAKEIARREPAASVVACEDEEVAKMLQARCHSPAFRPYTSVDVLGCELGGAYKNVVGLAVGMAVGLGFGDNTTASVITRGLAETARLAMRLGANPLTLMGLAGLGDLVATCSSPLSRNRTFGEKLGQGMTTEDIFASTRQVAEGAKSCSSLRALAEQSGVDAPIAQHVDDVVAGRLTANEMMDAFIARDTKAETD
- a CDS encoding trans-sulfuration enzyme family protein, which codes for MSDALQPSTVAVHAGRPPHLADEPLNTPITMASTFVGGGEREYGRWGNPTWQAFESALGALEGGRALAFSSGLAAVSVVLDLVGNGAKVVAPAHSYNGTIVQLGDLEARGRITTELVDVTDTEAFVAACDDAALVWLESPTNPALEVADVETIAAAAREAGAYVVVDNTFATPLLQKPLELGADIVLHSATKYLSGHSDVLMGALVTADDDLYGVLKGRRDLLGAVPGTFEAWLTLRGMRTLHLRVERAQANATELAVRLADHPAVAEVRYPGFGGIVSIVLAGGALAADLLTHSTSLWVYTTSLGGVESTFERRRRWKSEPATIPDALVRLSVGIEDVEDLWADLLQALDALP
- the cofC gene encoding 2-phospho-L-lactate guanylyltransferase, which codes for MSAPPPPTRRFAMLVPVKPPARGKSRLVGLPDDVRRALAAAFALDTVAACLAAEQVGAVLVATDDASFAADLAPLGCPAIPDGVAGDLNASLRLAAAEARRRWPDLRPAALCADLPALRPDDLDAALRAVGAAPAYVPDAAGVGTTLYTAAWEEFDPCFGPGSRDAHDLQALEVGLDAASLRRDVDDVADLRAALALGVGARTRALAHLV